One Gloeobacter morelensis MG652769 DNA window includes the following coding sequences:
- a CDS encoding molybdenum cofactor guanylyltransferase has product MDPQHSSASSTAGALGVLILAGGFSSRMGRDKALVEIDGKPMLRRVWEAARGGLGASAPLWTITPWPERYRELLPGCTWIDERYSEGPFAAFLQALPHIQSEWVLVLACDLPDLEAGVLGRWARSLGGAPDSALAALVPSALGWEPLCGFYRRRCFSSAMQYLAEGGRSFQGWLERIEIFALAADRDMLRNCNTPEDLSEEGERALS; this is encoded by the coding sequence TTGGATCCCCAGCATTCTTCTGCTTCCTCTACTGCCGGCGCGCTTGGCGTGCTCATCCTGGCCGGTGGATTCAGTTCGCGCATGGGCCGCGACAAGGCCCTTGTCGAAATTGACGGCAAGCCGATGCTCAGGCGCGTCTGGGAAGCGGCGCGCGGCGGCCTGGGGGCAAGCGCGCCGCTCTGGACCATCACTCCCTGGCCCGAGCGCTACCGCGAACTGTTGCCCGGCTGCACCTGGATCGATGAGCGCTACAGCGAAGGCCCCTTTGCCGCCTTTTTGCAGGCGCTGCCCCACATCCAGAGCGAGTGGGTGCTGGTGCTCGCCTGCGACCTGCCCGACCTCGAGGCTGGGGTGCTTGGCCGTTGGGCGCGCTCGCTCGGGGGCGCCCCGGATAGTGCCCTGGCGGCCCTGGTGCCCTCAGCCCTGGGCTGGGAGCCGCTGTGCGGGTTCTATCGGCGGCGCTGTTTTTCTTCGGCGATGCAGTATCTGGCGGAGGGGGGCCGCTCCTTCCAGGGTTGGCTGGAGCGCATCGAGATTTTCGCCCTGGCGGCGGACAGGGACATGCTGCGCAACTGCAATACGCCGGAGGATTTGTCTGAAGAAGGGGAGCGGGCACTATCTTGA
- a CDS encoding S9 family peptidase: MKPPVAEVIPKNRTLHGETLIDDYSWLREKENPKVIAYLEAENRYTEAVMQPTEKLQQALYTEMLARIKQTDLTVPELWGGYYYYRRTEEGKQYPILCRKPGSLEAAEAILLDQNQLAEGKSYFRIGTYQMSPDQRFIAYSVTTTGAEVYTIYIKNLETGETLAEQLTNASGYGFDWANDNTTLFYTVQDAANRAYRIYRHTLGSNPKTDPLVLEEKDELFNLTLEKTRSDAYFLAVATSKQTSEVSYLKADDPTGTFRIFAPRQTGVRYSVDHRGERFYIVTDQNAKNSKLLQAPTADPSPTNWQELLAHRSDVLLDGIDLFKNYMVVYERENALKRLRVYDFAAQAFQPIEFDEPVYSLFPSRNPEFDTEQLRFTYTSLVTPSSVYDYDMRLRTRALKKQETVYGYDPTSYTSERLWAMAPDGTRVPISLVYKKGRPRNGSQPLLLYGYGAYGLSMDPGFSGNRLSLLDRGFAFAIAHIRGGEEMGRAWYDDGKLLNKKNSFTDFIACAEHLIAQKHTTPAKLAIFGGSAGGLLMGAVVNLRPELFKSVIAKVPFVDVINTMLDPNLPLTVGEYEEWGNPNDPIYFRYIRSYSPYDNVEAKNYPHILLTTGINDSQVPYWEPAKWAAKLRKLKTDDHMLLLKTNMGVGHGGSSGRYDALKEVAFDYAYLLMTLEVD; the protein is encoded by the coding sequence ATGAAACCACCCGTTGCTGAAGTCATTCCCAAAAATCGGACCCTCCACGGCGAGACGCTCATCGACGATTACTCCTGGCTGCGCGAGAAGGAAAACCCGAAGGTGATTGCCTACCTGGAGGCGGAGAACCGCTACACCGAGGCGGTCATGCAGCCGACTGAGAAGTTGCAGCAAGCGCTCTACACCGAAATGCTCGCCCGCATCAAGCAGACGGATCTGACGGTACCGGAACTGTGGGGCGGCTACTACTACTACCGGCGCACCGAAGAAGGCAAACAGTACCCGATTCTCTGCCGCAAACCGGGTAGCCTCGAAGCCGCCGAAGCGATCCTGCTCGATCAAAATCAACTGGCCGAGGGCAAGAGCTATTTTCGCATTGGCACCTACCAGATGAGCCCCGACCAGCGCTTCATCGCCTACAGCGTCACCACCACCGGCGCAGAAGTCTATACGATATACATCAAAAATCTTGAAACCGGCGAAACGCTGGCGGAACAACTGACCAACGCGAGCGGCTACGGTTTCGACTGGGCGAATGACAATACAACGCTTTTCTACACCGTCCAGGACGCGGCCAACCGTGCCTACCGCATCTATCGCCACACCCTCGGTAGCAATCCCAAAACCGACCCGCTCGTCCTTGAAGAAAAGGACGAACTATTCAATTTGACCCTCGAAAAGACCCGCAGCGACGCCTATTTTCTGGCCGTTGCCACCAGCAAACAGACCTCCGAAGTCTCCTACTTAAAAGCCGACGATCCGACCGGCACCTTCCGGATCTTCGCGCCGCGCCAGACGGGGGTGCGCTATTCGGTCGATCACCGCGGCGAGCGGTTCTATATCGTCACCGACCAGAACGCCAAAAACAGCAAGCTCCTGCAGGCCCCGACCGCCGATCCGTCCCCTACCAACTGGCAGGAATTGCTCGCCCACCGCAGCGACGTCCTGCTGGATGGCATCGACCTGTTCAAAAACTACATGGTGGTCTACGAGCGCGAGAACGCCCTCAAGCGCCTGCGCGTCTACGACTTTGCAGCCCAGGCCTTCCAGCCGATCGAATTTGACGAACCGGTCTATTCGCTCTTCCCGTCGCGCAACCCCGAATTTGACACCGAGCAACTGCGCTTTACCTACACATCGCTGGTCACTCCCTCCTCGGTCTACGACTACGACATGCGCTTACGCACCCGCGCACTCAAAAAGCAGGAGACCGTCTACGGTTACGATCCGACCTCCTACACCAGCGAGCGGCTATGGGCCATGGCCCCAGATGGTACCCGCGTACCCATCTCCCTGGTCTACAAGAAGGGCCGCCCCCGGAACGGCAGCCAGCCGCTATTGCTATACGGCTACGGCGCCTACGGGCTCAGCATGGACCCGGGCTTTTCGGGCAATCGGCTGAGCCTGCTCGATCGCGGCTTCGCCTTTGCCATCGCCCACATCCGGGGCGGCGAGGAGATGGGCCGCGCCTGGTACGACGACGGCAAACTGCTCAACAAAAAAAATAGTTTCACCGACTTTATCGCCTGTGCTGAGCACTTAATCGCCCAGAAGCACACCACCCCCGCAAAGCTCGCCATCTTCGGCGGCAGTGCCGGGGGCCTGCTGATGGGAGCGGTCGTCAACCTGCGGCCGGAACTATTCAAATCGGTCATCGCTAAAGTGCCCTTTGTCGATGTGATCAACACGATGCTCGACCCGAACCTGCCCCTTACCGTGGGCGAGTACGAAGAGTGGGGCAACCCGAACGACCCTATTTACTTTCGCTATATTCGCTCGTACTCCCCCTACGACAACGTCGAGGCAAAGAACTATCCCCATATCCTGCTGACCACCGGCATCAACGACTCCCAGGTGCCTTACTGGGAGCCTGCCAAGTGGGCGGCCAAACTGCGCAAGCTCAAAACCGACGATCACATGCTGTTGCTCAAGACCAACATGGGCGTCGGCCACGGCGGCTCCTCCGGCCGCTACGACGCGCTGAAGGAAGTTGCGTTTGATTATGCGTATTTGCTGATGACGTTGGAGGTGGATTGA
- a CDS encoding substrate-binding periplasmic protein — MPPTCSRRLFLGWFGTGLLSSCAGTAPVSSAGPDWVLVRQRGFLRAAADPLVGAPYFFKRAGEYAGFEWEILSALCRQLGVGLEVTPIAWPEQVGALVAQKVDLLFNGHELPPATAEDAPRLPYEPTRPYYLSSQQILYTGAQESAPETLVALAGRRVGVIDQSGGWALVSAYNRKNVVPIGIVGFRSLQDLLAQLEGGGLDVALIEAPVATWQVMQHQNWRRLGPGWLPVALAGLVRTQDQSTREQLDLAMGELVAAGQLQAILRRWGLWSELQNRLVV, encoded by the coding sequence ATGCCCCCAACTTGCTCCCGCCGCCTGTTTTTGGGTTGGTTCGGGACTGGTCTGCTTTCCAGTTGCGCAGGGACCGCTCCGGTGTCGAGCGCCGGACCCGATTGGGTGCTGGTGCGCCAGCGGGGATTTTTGCGGGCCGCCGCCGATCCACTGGTGGGGGCACCCTATTTTTTTAAGCGGGCGGGCGAGTACGCGGGGTTTGAGTGGGAGATTCTCTCAGCACTGTGCCGCCAGTTGGGTGTGGGGTTGGAGGTGACGCCAATCGCCTGGCCGGAGCAAGTGGGGGCGCTGGTGGCCCAGAAGGTCGATTTGCTCTTCAATGGCCATGAATTGCCGCCCGCAACGGCGGAGGATGCTCCCCGCCTGCCTTACGAGCCCACCCGGCCCTACTACCTGAGCAGCCAGCAAATCCTGTACACCGGCGCACAGGAAAGTGCCCCCGAGACGCTTGTGGCGCTGGCGGGCCGACGGGTCGGGGTGATCGATCAGAGCGGCGGCTGGGCGTTAGTGAGCGCCTATAACCGCAAAAATGTGGTGCCTATTGGTATAGTTGGCTTTCGCAGCCTCCAGGATTTGCTCGCCCAATTGGAAGGAGGCGGATTGGACGTAGCGCTGATTGAAGCACCGGTGGCTACCTGGCAGGTAATGCAACATCAAAATTGGCGGCGGCTGGGGCCGGGGTGGTTGCCGGTGGCGCTGGCTGGGCTGGTGCGCACCCAGGATCAATCAACCCGTGAGCAGCTCGATCTGGCTATGGGTGAACTGGTTGCTGCCGGTCAGTTGCAGGCGATTCTGCGGCGCTGGGGGCTTTGGAGTGAACTGCAAAATCGATTGGTGGTTTGA
- a CDS encoding anti-sigma factor: MNDPSELERFQLLAAGFVVGNLDAREAAEFQALLQTHPEWTKEVEGLQATVGQVVEGFTETDAPPRILTNILEQIKAPTSVARVQRLRWLQVAGAVAAAAAIALGIDNIRLRQNLGTLVAAHNRLDQENRQLQVVKGMFQNPDTRLFSFKGTKPGSTAFVTMIINPQQAKALLMVRNLPAPPPGQMYTLWAVIADRKFPCGVIRPYSWENASYEVPLSAEMYKDFYDPRLSRLIVTLEASAQAPSPTGSVILQSASI; the protein is encoded by the coding sequence ATGAATGACCCATCGGAACTAGAGCGTTTTCAACTGTTGGCAGCGGGATTCGTTGTCGGAAATCTCGATGCGAGGGAAGCTGCGGAATTCCAGGCGCTCCTGCAGACTCATCCTGAGTGGACAAAGGAAGTCGAGGGTCTACAGGCAACTGTTGGACAAGTGGTGGAGGGATTTACCGAAACGGATGCCCCGCCGCGGATCCTCACGAATATTTTAGAACAAATCAAGGCTCCAACCAGTGTAGCAAGGGTTCAACGCCTGCGGTGGCTGCAGGTTGCCGGTGCGGTGGCTGCAGCGGCTGCAATCGCTTTGGGTATAGACAACATCCGCCTGCGCCAAAATCTGGGTACTCTCGTCGCTGCCCATAACCGCCTCGACCAGGAAAACAGGCAATTGCAGGTGGTCAAAGGAATGTTCCAGAATCCTGATACCCGTCTATTCAGTTTCAAGGGAACGAAACCTGGCAGCACCGCTTTTGTCACCATGATCATCAATCCCCAGCAGGCCAAAGCGCTCCTCATGGTACGCAATCTGCCCGCTCCGCCTCCGGGGCAGATGTACACGCTATGGGCTGTCATCGCCGATCGCAAGTTTCCTTGTGGAGTGATCCGGCCCTACTCCTGGGAAAACGCGTCCTATGAAGTTCCCCTTTCGGCTGAAATGTACAAGGATTTTTATGACCCGCGGCTATCTCGGTTAATTGTGACTTTGGAAGCTTCTGCGCAGGCACCGAGTCCGACGGGGTCTGTGATCCTGCAGAGTGCAAGCATTTAG
- a CDS encoding sigma-70 family RNA polymerase sigma factor encodes MTRSPQDESTDDLASKTDEELFVRLKNREAAVLALLFRRYGHLVYGQACSILKNPQEAEDLTQDIFVELWRNASKNTSCRYFIAYLTTMTRSRAIDKLRSRSRHLKLVEKSGLNSLTQLSAPTPIERAAATERRRQIRTALTQLPQKQCQVIEMAYDQGYSQTEIARRLNLPLGTVKTCTRQGLLKLRQILLNQDSMIHE; translated from the coding sequence ATGACTCGCTCTCCACAGGACGAGAGTACAGATGATCTCGCTTCGAAAACAGACGAGGAATTGTTCGTGCGCTTGAAAAACAGAGAAGCTGCCGTTCTGGCACTGCTCTTTCGACGCTACGGACACCTGGTCTATGGACAAGCCTGCAGCATCCTGAAAAACCCGCAGGAAGCCGAGGATTTAACCCAGGACATTTTTGTGGAATTGTGGCGCAATGCATCGAAAAACACCAGTTGCCGCTATTTTATTGCTTATTTGACCACCATGACTCGTTCTCGTGCGATCGATAAACTCCGATCTCGAAGCCGCCACTTAAAACTTGTCGAAAAATCAGGATTGAATAGCCTAACTCAGCTTTCCGCACCTACACCCATTGAGCGGGCGGCTGCAACCGAGCGACGGCGACAGATACGCACAGCTTTGACACAACTGCCGCAAAAGCAATGCCAGGTGATCGAAATGGCTTACGATCAGGGATACAGCCAGACAGAAATTGCTCGGAGGTTGAATCTGCCGCTGGGTACAGTAAAAACCTGTACCCGCCAAGGCCTATTGAAGCTCAGGCAAATATTGTTGAATCAGGACTCAATGATTCATGAATGA
- a CDS encoding TlpA family protein disulfide reductase, whose product MYSRSKLLMYLCVSSLLFSTAVAVETVIVASVAAPAAQANPCAAKTNPCAAKKNPCAAKTNPCAAKTTSVGGPLAKELQGEPLIVDVYASWCAACKNIEPTLSELRQQYGDKVNFVVLDVSDKAKAAASEQKAKQLGLGKFLEANKAQTGTVAIIDPATGNILAQHYNNPDRAAYTEVITKALK is encoded by the coding sequence ATGTACTCGCGTTCCAAGCTGCTGATGTACCTGTGCGTGAGCAGTCTGCTCTTCAGCACCGCCGTCGCCGTCGAGACCGTGATTGTCGCCTCTGTGGCGGCCCCGGCCGCCCAGGCCAATCCCTGCGCAGCGAAAACCAACCCCTGTGCCGCCAAGAAAAATCCCTGCGCAGCGAAAACCAACCCCTGTGCGGCGAAAACCACTTCTGTAGGCGGTCCTCTTGCCAAAGAATTGCAGGGTGAGCCGCTTATTGTGGATGTGTACGCTAGTTGGTGCGCCGCCTGCAAGAACATCGAACCGACGCTGAGTGAGCTGCGGCAGCAGTATGGCGACAAAGTCAACTTTGTCGTGCTCGATGTCAGTGACAAAGCGAAAGCAGCAGCCTCCGAGCAGAAGGCGAAGCAGTTGGGTCTGGGGAAGTTTTTGGAAGCCAATAAAGCCCAAACCGGTACTGTGGCAATTATCGACCCGGCCACGGGAAACATTTTGGCTCAGCACTACAACAACCCCGATCGCGCTGCATATACCGAGGTGATCACGAAGGCCCTCAAGTAG